From the Butyrivibrio fibrisolvens genome, one window contains:
- the rfbG gene encoding CDP-glucose 4,6-dehydratase, whose protein sequence is MKDRSFSLREFYKDKRVLVTGHTGFKGSWMMRTLILLGAQVTGYSLDAPTDPSLFEMADIKDHICHLKGDIRDLESLKKAFDKAKPEIVIHMAAQPIVRTSYEEPVYTYETNVMGTVNVLECVRQCSCVRSVVNVTTDKVYKNNEWEWGYRESDVLGGYDPYSSSKSCSELVTDSYRNSFFGQDKRSCAISTVRAGNVIGGGDFARDRIIPDCIRAVLDNRQIIVRNPHSIRPYQFVMEPVYAYLYLAARQYEDMTLEGSYNVGPDDNDILTTGDITDMFCHKWNMIYSGASWQNVSDKGPHEAGFLKLDTSKIRQKLGYKRRTNVSDALDRIIEFTKVLIDKGDIPSCMDEQIKEFID, encoded by the coding sequence TTGAAAGACAGAAGCTTTTCACTTAGAGAATTTTATAAAGACAAAAGAGTTCTGGTAACAGGCCATACAGGCTTTAAAGGAAGCTGGATGATGAGGACGCTTATCCTTTTGGGAGCGCAGGTTACCGGGTATTCTTTGGATGCACCAACAGATCCATCTCTATTTGAAATGGCAGATATCAAAGATCATATCTGCCATCTAAAAGGCGATATAAGAGATCTTGAGTCTCTCAAAAAAGCTTTTGATAAGGCAAAACCGGAGATTGTCATTCATATGGCAGCGCAGCCTATCGTCAGAACTTCTTATGAAGAGCCTGTCTATACCTATGAGACCAATGTCATGGGAACTGTCAATGTGCTCGAATGCGTGAGGCAGTGCAGCTGTGTAAGATCTGTAGTTAATGTGACAACAGATAAGGTATATAAGAATAATGAATGGGAGTGGGGCTACAGGGAAAGTGACGTGCTTGGAGGATATGATCCCTATTCAAGCTCAAAGTCCTGCAGCGAACTTGTTACAGATTCATATAGGAATTCTTTTTTTGGACAAGATAAAAGAAGCTGTGCCATCTCTACGGTAAGAGCAGGCAATGTTATAGGCGGAGGAGATTTTGCAAGGGATCGTATAATACCTGACTGTATCAGGGCAGTTCTTGATAACAGGCAGATAATAGTAAGGAATCCTCATTCAATACGTCCGTATCAGTTTGTAATGGAGCCGGTATATGCCTATCTGTATCTTGCTGCAAGGCAGTATGAGGATATGACACTTGAAGGAAGTTATAATGTAGGACCGGATGACAATGATATACTTACTACCGGCGATATAACAGACATGTTCTGTCATAAATGGAACATGATATATAGCGGGGCTTCATGGCAGAATGTATCTGATAAGGGGCCTCATGAAGCTGGCTTTTTAAAACTTGATACCTCCAAGATAAGACAGAAGCTTGGATATAAGAGAAGAACCAATGTAAGTGATGCTCTGGACAGGATCATTGAATTTACCAAAGTCCTGATAGACAAGGGAGATATACCTTCCTGTATGGATGAGCAGATCAAAGAATTTATAGACTGA
- a CDS encoding thiamine pyrophosphate-binding protein: protein MALIKLSDYVAEFLVQHGISQVFMVVGGGAMHLDDSLAKCDGLSLMFNHHEQACSMAAESYARISKNPACVCVTTGPGGINAMTGVAGAYLDSIPMIVISGQVRYDTTVRSTGLDLRSMGDQEFDITLSAKNMTKYAQMVTCASDIKKVMEKAYHLAVTGRPGPVWIDIPVDIQARMIDPDSLEAYDLAEDDRDIPGAVSKETVSSIISRIRNSKRPVLYAGSGIRAAGAFEIFERLVPKLGIPVVTGWNSIDLIDDDNPLYVGRGGIMGDRAGNYAVQNADLVLAVGSRLSIRQVGYNYRNWAKGAYVIDVDVDRNELVKPTIHVDMPVWADAADFLNKMEDALAQEEVLYRSMPVSMQGSSGDIEESAGELRRSVRPSDWTSLCDFWKKAYPVITKDKYTDTRKTNVYAFFGKLSQRLSEDSTVVVGNGSACVVGSHSFHIKKGQRFIINSAIASMGYCLPAAIGACVADGYKDVTLVTGDGSIQMNLQELQTIVTGRLPIHIFVINNEGYHSIRQTQTNLFGRHYVGIGPESGGLSFPDLSKLAYAYGYPYYACHSNEELEDSIAKTLSEDSFSICEVFCSPEQFFEPKSATKKLADGSLVSPPLDDLAPFLSRAELLANTVKI, encoded by the coding sequence GTGGCTTTGATCAAACTTTCTGATTATGTAGCAGAATTCCTTGTGCAGCATGGGATAAGCCAGGTGTTCATGGTCGTCGGAGGAGGCGCTATGCATCTGGATGACAGTCTTGCAAAATGTGATGGCCTTTCACTTATGTTTAATCATCATGAGCAGGCCTGTAGTATGGCTGCAGAGAGTTATGCAAGGATCAGTAAGAATCCTGCATGTGTATGTGTTACCACAGGACCTGGTGGTATTAATGCGATGACAGGCGTGGCCGGGGCGTATCTTGATTCTATCCCTATGATAGTTATAAGTGGTCAGGTCAGATATGATACAACTGTAAGAAGTACGGGACTTGATCTGCGTTCTATGGGAGATCAGGAGTTTGATATAACATTATCTGCGAAGAATATGACAAAATATGCGCAGATGGTTACTTGTGCTTCTGATATAAAAAAAGTAATGGAAAAAGCTTATCATCTTGCAGTAACGGGGAGGCCGGGACCTGTATGGATCGATATACCGGTTGACATTCAGGCAAGGATGATCGATCCGGATAGTTTGGAAGCTTATGACTTAGCAGAAGATGACAGGGATATCCCTGGTGCTGTATCTAAAGAGACAGTTTCAAGTATTATTTCCAGGATTAGAAATTCAAAAAGACCTGTATTATATGCAGGAAGCGGTATCAGAGCAGCCGGAGCTTTTGAGATATTTGAAAGGCTTGTGCCAAAGCTGGGTATACCTGTTGTCACCGGATGGAACTCTATAGATCTTATAGATGACGATAATCCTCTCTATGTAGGCCGCGGTGGGATAATGGGAGATCGGGCAGGCAATTATGCAGTTCAAAATGCTGATCTTGTCCTTGCAGTAGGAAGCAGGCTTTCTATAAGACAGGTTGGATATAATTATAGAAACTGGGCCAAAGGCGCCTATGTCATAGATGTAGACGTTGACCGTAATGAACTTGTAAAGCCTACTATACATGTTGATATGCCTGTATGGGCAGATGCTGCTGATTTTCTTAATAAGATGGAGGATGCCCTGGCACAGGAAGAAGTCCTATATAGGTCTATGCCTGTAAGTATGCAGGGATCATCTGGCGATATAGAAGAATCTGCCGGAGAATTACGAAGAAGTGTAAGACCATCTGATTGGACAAGCCTTTGTGATTTTTGGAAAAAAGCGTATCCGGTTATCACAAAAGATAAGTATACAGATACAAGAAAGACCAATGTTTATGCCTTCTTTGGGAAGTTGTCCCAGAGGCTTTCCGAAGATAGTACAGTAGTTGTAGGTAACGGCTCTGCCTGCGTTGTAGGAAGTCATTCTTTTCACATCAAAAAAGGTCAGAGATTTATAATCAATTCTGCGATCGCATCCATGGGATACTGTCTTCCGGCAGCAATCGGAGCCTGCGTTGCAGATGGATATAAGGATGTAACTCTTGTAACAGGAGATGGAAGTATCCAGATGAATCTTCAGGAGCTTCAGACTATTGTTACAGGAAGGCTCCCTATACATATATTTGTTATAAACAATGAAGGATATCACTCCATAAGACAGACCCAGACCAATCTTTTTGGAAGGCATTATGTTGGAATAGGACCTGAAAGTGGTGGCTTATCATTTCCTGATCTTTCAAAACTTGCATATGCTTACGGGTATCCTTATTATGCATGCCACAGTAATGAAGAGCTTGAAGATAGCATTGCGAAGACTCTTTCAGAAGATTCTTTTTCTATATGTGAGGTGTTCTGCTCGCCAGAGCAGTTCTTTGAGCCTAAGTCAGCTACCAAAAAGCTTGCCGACGGAAGTCTTGTATCTCCGCCACTTGATGATCTTGCACCTTTTCTTTCAAGAGCAGAGTTACTTGCTAATACTGTAAAAATATAA
- a CDS encoding glycosyltransferase: MPELSVCIISKNEEENIEKCLRAITPLQSEIILTDTGSSDRTVEIAKKYTKNIFHFDWCDDFSAARNYCAARASNDWILFIDCDEYLVLADILRLNEIINEHPLEIGMVNRISPYPGDEAQQSRHDFVARLYNRNLYTYKGTIQETIEPINEELVPMDYDSPKYFEIPLTFYHAGFETINNRRKKAERDLTMLQDILRTEGPSAYTYYQLGKCYVAMKDPALAAHYYYSGISLNPNPVHTYVHDMVESYGFCLLELKQYDKALSLEQYYDNFSSRADYVYLMGLIYMNNARYDEAIAQFKKAIGIKNYSIEGVNTYAPRYNIGLIYESLGKPDEAISFYKQCGSYAPAIKRIAALS; this comes from the coding sequence ATGCCGGAATTATCCGTATGCATTATTTCTAAAAATGAAGAGGAGAATATAGAAAAATGCCTTAGAGCGATCACCCCGCTTCAGAGCGAGATCATCCTTACGGATACCGGAAGCAGTGACAGGACAGTTGAAATCGCCAAAAAGTATACTAAAAACATCTTTCACTTTGACTGGTGCGATGATTTCAGCGCTGCCAGGAACTATTGTGCTGCCCGTGCCTCCAATGACTGGATTCTTTTTATAGACTGCGATGAATATCTGGTTCTTGCTGATATTCTGCGTCTTAATGAGATAATAAATGAACACCCTCTTGAGATTGGAATGGTCAACAGGATAAGCCCTTACCCGGGAGATGAAGCCCAGCAGTCAAGGCACGATTTTGTTGCAAGGCTCTACAACAGAAACCTTTATACCTACAAGGGGACAATTCAGGAAACTATTGAACCTATCAATGAAGAGCTTGTTCCTATGGATTATGACAGTCCAAAATATTTCGAGATACCTCTCACTTTCTATCATGCCGGTTTTGAAACTATCAACAACAGGCGCAAAAAAGCTGAACGAGATCTCACCATGCTTCAGGACATTTTAAGAACAGAAGGCCCTTCAGCTTATACCTATTACCAGCTTGGCAAATGCTATGTTGCCATGAAAGATCCCGCGCTTGCTGCCCACTACTACTATAGCGGAATCTCCCTTAATCCAAATCCTGTTCACACCTATGTCCATGACATGGTAGAAAGCTATGGTTTCTGCCTTTTAGAGCTCAAGCAATATGATAAAGCGCTGTCTCTTGAGCAGTACTATGATAATTTTTCAAGCCGTGCAGACTACGTATATCTCATGGGACTTATTTATATGAACAATGCAAGATATGACGAAGCTATCGCTCAGTTCAAAAAGGCCATCGGCATCAAGAACTACTCCATAGAAGGTGTCAATACCTATGCTCCAAGATACAACATAGGTCTGATATACGAAAGCCTCGGAAAACCGGATGAAGCTATCTCATTTTATAAACAGTGCGGATCTTACGCTCCTGCAATTAAAAGGATAGCAGCTCTAAGCTAG
- a CDS encoding glycosyltransferase family 2 protein, with amino-acid sequence MKKISILIPCFNEVENVGPISTAVEDVLKKDLSSYDYEIVFIDNASTDGTRDKIEELCRNNSKIKAIFNVTNFGQFNSPFHGICSLDGDCVIPVCADFQDPVELIPVFVHEWEKGHRIVSGVKSKSRENGIIYFLRTIYYKLIKGMSQVHMIEHFTGFGLYDKTFVALLRKLDDPVPFIRGIVAEYGAGFNLKLVEYEQPRRRAGKTHNNFYTLYDAAMLSITSYTKVGLRVATIFGFICSILSLLVAFIYLVLKLTNWYGFDAGQAPLIVGLFFFMSIELFFIGLMGEYILNINTRVIHRPIVVEERRIGFDTDADIEKEADAKR; translated from the coding sequence ATGAAAAAAATAAGTATACTAATTCCATGTTTTAATGAAGTAGAAAATGTCGGACCTATAAGCACTGCTGTAGAAGATGTTCTGAAAAAAGACCTTTCTTCATATGATTATGAGATTGTTTTTATAGATAATGCATCCACTGACGGAACAAGAGATAAAATAGAAGAGCTGTGCAGGAATAATTCAAAGATCAAAGCTATATTTAACGTAACTAATTTTGGACAGTTCAATTCGCCGTTCCACGGGATATGCAGTCTTGACGGAGATTGTGTGATACCTGTATGTGCGGATTTTCAGGATCCTGTTGAACTTATCCCTGTATTTGTACATGAATGGGAGAAAGGGCACAGGATAGTATCAGGAGTTAAATCAAAGAGCCGTGAGAATGGGATAATCTATTTTCTGAGAACTATATACTATAAGCTTATCAAAGGGATGTCTCAGGTTCATATGATCGAGCATTTTACAGGCTTTGGTCTGTATGATAAGACTTTTGTGGCGCTTCTTAGAAAGCTGGATGACCCGGTCCCTTTTATCAGAGGTATTGTTGCTGAGTACGGAGCAGGATTTAATCTAAAGCTTGTAGAGTATGAGCAGCCTAGAAGACGTGCCGGCAAGACCCACAACAATTTCTATACCTTATATGATGCAGCGATGCTGAGCATTACTTCATATACCAAGGTAGGACTTCGCGTGGCTACTATTTTTGGTTTTATCTGTTCGATCTTATCACTACTTGTAGCATTTATATATCTTGTGCTCAAGCTAACTAACTGGTACGGCTTTGATGCAGGACAGGCGCCGCTTATCGTAGGACTTTTCTTCTTTATGTCTATAGAGCTGTTTTTCATAGGACTTATGGGAGAATATATCCTTAATATCAATACAAGAGTTATTCACAGGCCTATTGTAGTTGAGGAAAGACGCATAGGATTTGATACAGATGCAGATATAGAAAAAGAAGCAGATGCTAAGAGGTGA
- a CDS encoding NAD-dependent epimerase/dehydratase family protein, translating into MLITKTEDKDMADKNKNVIVTGAAGFAGANLVMELLDNETDVYAVVRPGSSHNARLEEIDSDNLHIIPLEMDELERLPSEIFERFPELSDEDAYFDSFFHLMWGGDRNDFEVQKVNVEGSLHAVRAAFIMGCRRFIGIGSQAEYGATDKIMTETLAPDPVTAYGACKTAACYMTKSLCASLGIEWVWGRIFSLIGRFEPRGRMIPDLMDRAQSGMKMNLSSCRQSWNYLDARDCARALIAISTKGVSGEIYNITDGSCLTLRQYVERANRWMLARSGHMAELTYGDDPDPFISLNPDGNKLYTDTGWQPEVEFETSLKDYCDNL; encoded by the coding sequence ATGCTGATCACAAAAACAGAGGACAAAGATATGGCTGATAAAAATAAAAATGTGATAGTAACAGGTGCTGCAGGCTTTGCCGGAGCAAACCTTGTTATGGAACTTCTTGATAATGAAACGGATGTCTATGCAGTAGTCAGACCGGGATCAAGTCATAATGCAAGACTTGAAGAGATAGATTCGGATAATCTTCATATCATCCCTCTTGAAATGGATGAACTTGAAAGACTCCCATCAGAGATATTCGAAAGGTTCCCTGAACTTAGCGATGAAGATGCCTATTTCGATTCATTCTTCCATCTTATGTGGGGTGGTGACAGGAATGACTTTGAGGTCCAAAAGGTCAATGTAGAAGGATCACTCCATGCAGTAAGAGCTGCTTTTATAATGGGTTGTAGACGCTTCATCGGTATAGGATCCCAGGCAGAATACGGCGCTACCGACAAGATAATGACAGAAACTCTTGCCCCTGACCCTGTCACAGCTTATGGAGCATGCAAGACTGCGGCCTGCTATATGACAAAAAGCTTATGCGCATCACTTGGAATTGAATGGGTATGGGGGAGAATATTCAGTCTTATAGGAAGATTTGAACCAAGAGGCAGGATGATACCTGATCTTATGGACAGGGCCCAAAGCGGTATGAAGATGAATCTCTCATCCTGCAGGCAGAGCTGGAACTATCTGGATGCAAGAGACTGCGCCAGGGCCCTTATAGCTATTTCCACTAAAGGCGTAAGCGGAGAAATCTATAACATTACAGACGGAAGCTGCTTGACCCTAAGACAATATGTAGAAAGAGCTAACAGATGGATGCTGGCAAGGTCCGGCCATATGGCAGAACTAACCTACGGAGACGACCCGGATCCATTCATATCCCTAAACCCCGATGGCAACAAGCTCTATACAGATACAGGCTGGCAACCGGAGGTGGAATTTGAGACTAGCCTAAAAGACTACTGTGATAATCTTTAA
- a CDS encoding transcriptional regulator: protein MTKAQILKKEILSQYKSVRQFAIEMSIPYSTLVTALDRGIEGMAYGTVIRMCDRLNLNPVDFSPLERGQDLGNSIVENRVMKQYIKLNKPGRKKILDIMTDFSELEKYQA, encoded by the coding sequence ATGACAAAGGCACAGATTTTAAAGAAAGAGATTTTATCACAGTATAAGAGCGTAAGACAGTTCGCTATCGAAATGTCTATTCCATACAGCACACTTGTAACTGCTCTTGACCGTGGTATTGAGGGTATGGCATATGGTACTGTAATTCGTATGTGTGACAGACTTAACCTTAACCCTGTAGATTTTTCTCCCCTTGAAAGAGGACAGGATCTTGGAAACAGCATCGTTGAGAATCGCGTAATGAAGCAGTACATCAAGCTTAACAAGCCGGGACGTAAGAAGATTCTTGACATCATGACTGATTTCTCTGAGCTTGAGAAGTATCAGGCTTAA
- a CDS encoding multidrug ABC transporter: MSFYLLLAILGQIIASFSQILLKKSSGKEYPSFIRQYLNVLVISGYGMLGISMLISVVCYSGLEYMQVVIIEPIGYVIVMFLSRFFFGEKITARKLIGMAILLAGIIVFYLN; this comes from the coding sequence ATGAGCTTCTACCTTCTTCTTGCGATCCTGGGACAGATAATTGCATCTTTTTCCCAGATATTACTTAAAAAAAGTTCCGGTAAAGAGTATCCCTCTTTTATAAGACAGTATCTTAATGTGCTGGTTATATCAGGGTACGGAATGCTTGGAATCTCAATGCTTATATCTGTTGTATGCTATTCAGGACTTGAATACATGCAGGTTGTTATTATTGAGCCTATTGGCTACGTTATCGTAATGTTTCTATCAAGATTTTTCTTTGGAGAGAAGATTACTGCAAGGAAACTTATAGGAATGGCAATTCTTCTTGCAGGAATTATAGTATTTTATTTGAATTAA
- a CDS encoding glycosyltransferase — MYENIRSLVENGEYQKAAQKIRELKNSEDQKSLLSGDDENPEQLYLLEATVCEALGDLRGEFLAIGKGLSKNQRNYELYYMLGLIYKRMNNDQAYLCFEQASRFCTLEEDIAPIRDEINECRKKPYFRVRNISFIILSYNDEWLMKKCIKAIKDECFEGDEIIVVDNASTDGIAKWLRQQTGIRLIENGDNVGFSIGCNIGIIASQEENDVLLINNDAVLTPGALFWMRMGLYEDSNVGAVGAVSNNATEQSVEVYLGTTDQIDAAIKYGSAHNIPMEHPYENKVRLTGFCELIKREAINSVFIEHTSEDEAHFPESVQNALKSMRERKLLFDPRFTPAYFEDDDLGIRISEAGFRQILCHNAFVYHQGGDTEDEKGAEYRKNLMLKNRRLFEEKWGFDIWKFEAVSDDLINAVGDIVKGKLGGKPIYPWFRFLEIGCGFGVNMSALKYRFNDCYVAGTEGYGKVAALGKYMGDIIAGNIEVTDLPFTDHSFDIICIYDALNYAENQDELLMKLLRLLKKDGYVIVSKGCKNTIPKSIHVVEI; from the coding sequence ATGTACGAGAATATCAGATCGCTGGTAGAAAACGGAGAATATCAAAAAGCTGCACAGAAGATCAGGGAGCTTAAAAACTCTGAAGATCAAAAGAGTCTTCTTTCCGGCGATGATGAAAATCCTGAACAGCTCTATCTTCTTGAAGCCACTGTGTGTGAAGCACTCGGGGATCTGCGGGGAGAATTTCTTGCTATTGGGAAAGGTCTTTCCAAAAATCAGCGCAATTATGAACTTTATTATATGCTTGGTCTTATCTACAAAAGGATGAACAATGACCAGGCTTATCTTTGCTTTGAGCAGGCTTCAAGGTTTTGCACACTTGAAGAAGATATTGCGCCTATCAGGGATGAGATCAATGAGTGCAGGAAAAAACCATATTTCAGAGTCAGGAATATTTCTTTTATCATATTGTCTTACAATGATGAATGGCTTATGAAAAAGTGCATTAAGGCAATAAAAGATGAATGCTTTGAAGGCGATGAGATAATCGTTGTAGACAATGCTTCTACCGATGGCATTGCCAAATGGCTAAGGCAGCAGACTGGGATAAGGCTTATAGAAAATGGAGACAATGTCGGTTTTTCGATAGGTTGTAATATAGGAATCATAGCAAGTCAGGAAGAAAATGATGTACTGCTTATCAATAATGATGCGGTCCTTACTCCCGGAGCCTTGTTCTGGATGAGGATGGGATTATATGAAGATTCTAATGTTGGCGCGGTTGGAGCAGTATCCAATAATGCTACAGAACAAAGTGTAGAGGTCTACCTTGGCACGACAGATCAGATAGATGCAGCTATCAAGTACGGATCTGCTCATAACATCCCTATGGAGCATCCTTATGAAAACAAGGTCAGACTTACGGGATTTTGCGAGCTTATAAAAAGAGAAGCGATAAATAGTGTCTTTATAGAACATACCAGTGAGGATGAAGCTCATTTTCCTGAGTCTGTTCAGAATGCTCTAAAGAGCATGAGAGAACGTAAACTTCTTTTTGATCCAAGATTTACTCCTGCATATTTTGAGGATGATGATCTTGGGATAAGGATATCTGAAGCTGGCTTTAGGCAGATCTTGTGTCATAATGCATTTGTATATCATCAGGGCGGAGATACAGAAGATGAGAAGGGCGCAGAATACAGAAAAAATCTCATGCTAAAAAACCGCAGATTATTTGAGGAAAAATGGGGATTCGATATCTGGAAGTTTGAAGCAGTATCGGATGATCTTATAAATGCTGTTGGTGATATAGTAAAAGGCAAGCTTGGAGGAAAGCCTATATATCCCTGGTTCAGATTTCTTGAGATAGGGTGCGGATTCGGAGTTAATATGTCTGCACTCAAATACAGATTTAATGACTGTTACGTGGCAGGAACGGAAGGGTATGGCAAGGTTGCAGCTCTTGGTAAATACATGGGAGACATAATTGCAGGTAATATAGAGGTGACAGATCTTCCTTTTACTGATCACTCTTTTGACATAATATGTATCTATGATGCACTAAACTATGCTGAGAATCAGGATGAGTTACTTATGAAGCTCCTTCGCCTTTTGAAAAAAGACGGATATGTCATAGTTTCAAAAGGCTGCAAAAATACGATTCCAAAGAGCATACATGTAGTAGAGATCTAG
- a CDS encoding DUF6077 domain-containing protein produces MGTIYTLIMLILWLILIPTLIGIIPACILPERRRSWAVTFIAGYLMSMAVFELVAIPCMLLITYSAFSTCVKIYAGAEIGLAVIGFIIGIILINKKKQEDLASGELNSITYRGIKHRLEAVFPGEQHVLAEDYMDPRGDVYGRRVRYSFEGKVLWGLFGILLLVQLYMAFFYASFDGDDAYYVVESVLAVQTDTMNTILPYTGGSTTLDIRHALAVITMWIAFIAKISGVHATILAHTLLPMFLIPFTYMIYIEIGRMLFRKDPNKLPMFMIIMAVFQLFGHTSISTTETFFLTRTWQGKSMLANVAIPLIIWLFLWIGEDLEREGRQKLSGINKLSPWILMILVNMASGIYSSMGVMLGTILIGACSLILMIRYKKLSIAFMGAATCIPNVIYLLMYLSM; encoded by the coding sequence ATGGGAACAATTTATACACTTATAATGCTGATATTATGGCTTATCCTTATTCCTACTTTGATAGGGATAATACCGGCCTGTATACTTCCTGAAAGAAGGCGGTCATGGGCGGTTACTTTTATTGCAGGGTATCTTATGTCAATGGCTGTGTTTGAACTGGTGGCTATTCCATGTATGCTTCTTATCACATATAGTGCCTTTTCCACGTGCGTTAAGATCTATGCAGGAGCAGAGATAGGTCTTGCTGTTATAGGATTTATCATAGGTATAATCCTTATTAACAAGAAGAAACAAGAAGACCTTGCATCAGGAGAACTAAACTCTATCACCTATAGAGGCATTAAGCATAGGCTCGAAGCGGTATTTCCGGGAGAACAGCATGTTCTTGCAGAAGACTATATGGATCCAAGAGGAGACGTATATGGAAGACGTGTAAGATATTCTTTTGAAGGCAAGGTTTTATGGGGTTTATTCGGTATACTGCTTCTTGTTCAGCTGTACATGGCATTTTTCTATGCCTCATTTGATGGTGATGATGCATATTATGTTGTAGAATCTGTCCTTGCGGTTCAGACAGATACTATGAATACTATACTTCCCTATACAGGAGGATCCACAACACTTGATATAAGGCATGCTCTTGCTGTTATTACGATGTGGATTGCCTTTATTGCAAAGATATCAGGAGTACATGCGACGATTCTGGCACATACGCTTCTTCCTATGTTCCTGATACCTTTTACTTACATGATCTATATTGAGATAGGGCGCATGCTTTTTAGAAAAGACCCCAATAAGCTTCCTATGTTCATGATCATAATGGCTGTCTTTCAATTATTTGGTCATACATCTATCTCGACGACAGAGACTTTTTTCCTTACAAGGACATGGCAGGGCAAATCAATGCTTGCCAATGTTGCCATACCTCTTATAATATGGCTGTTCTTGTGGATTGGAGAGGATCTGGAACGTGAGGGCAGACAGAAACTGTCTGGTATCAACAAACTCTCCCCATGGATACTCATGATCCTTGTGAATATGGCTTCCGGAATTTATTCTTCTATGGGAGTAATGCTTGGGACTATACTTATAGGCGCATGCTCACTTATTCTTATGATCAGATACAAGAAGCTGTCAATTGCTTTTATGGGTGCTGCAACCTGTATCCCAAATGTTATCTATCTTCTTATGTATCTGAGTATGTAA
- a CDS encoding transporter, whose protein sequence is MKRKVALKDILLLQLAVGIYSINTVVGGFVGNSLNENGALSVKTIGLLFLEVFVLGVYAVLWQQLIGRFQLSIAYANKAMTLLWSLMWSIILFHEDVTAFKVIGVLMVMAGTVILNTDPTASEAAMADNKKEDER, encoded by the coding sequence ATGAAAAGGAAAGTAGCATTAAAAGATATATTACTCCTGCAGCTTGCTGTTGGAATATATAGTATAAATACTGTTGTAGGCGGTTTTGTTGGTAATTCCCTTAATGAAAACGGCGCATTATCGGTTAAGACAATAGGACTTTTGTTTCTGGAAGTATTCGTCCTTGGCGTGTATGCGGTACTGTGGCAGCAGCTTATAGGAAGGTTTCAGCTCTCAATAGCTTATGCCAACAAGGCAATGACACTTTTATGGTCACTTATGTGGAGTATCATCCTGTTTCATGAGGACGTGACAGCATTTAAGGTGATTGGAGTTCTTATGGTGATGGCTGGAACAGTGATACTCAACACGGATCCTACAGCTTCTGAAGCTGCTATGGCAGATAATAAGAAGGAGGATGAAAGATGA